A genomic region of Haliotis asinina isolate JCU_RB_2024 chromosome 1, JCU_Hal_asi_v2, whole genome shotgun sequence contains the following coding sequences:
- the LOC137272520 gene encoding uncharacterized protein, translating to MSDLEEKVLLTSPFQTMCWYRKVDDTFVVLKPDNDPTELLNHLNKQHPRVKFTMEAETNDQIPFLDILVSRTHSNQLQTTVYRKPTHSNQYVHYQYNHPPRVKSVIISTLTRGAKSVCSIKLQEEINHLRPKPPRPESAPIKISIPNISKPSHQISKLLKQQAGIDTTFTTSVTINNLLMANGRKHPQAIKSNPKDVINKTDCNCGHSYIGETPRPVCTRIKGHQTSTIKSDKKSVI from the coding sequence ATGTCAGACCTTGAAGAGAAAGTCCTCCTCACATCACCTTTCCAAACTATGTGCTGGTATCGGAAGGTGGACGACACTTTTGTCGTCCTGAAACCTGACAACGACCCTACAGAGCTGCTAAACCACCTCAACAAGCAACATCCAAGAGTCAAATTCACCATGGAGGCAGAAACCAACGACCAGATCCCATTCCTCGACATCCTTGTATCCCGCACCCATTCCAACCAGCTTCAGACAACAGTATACCGGAAACCCACCCACAGTAACCAGTATGTCCACTATCAGTACAACCACCCTCCACGAGTGAAGTCAGTTATTATCTCCACGCTTACTAGAGGAGCTAAGAGTGTATGTTCTATAAAGCTGCAAGAGGAAATCAACCACCTGAGGCCAAAACCTCCTCGACCTGAATCGGCTCCTATAAAGATTTCAATCCCAAATATCAGCAAACCTTCCCACCAGATCAGCAAGCTGCTTAAGCAACAAGCAGGAATAGACACCACCTTTACTACCTCTGTCACTATCAACAACCTCCTAATGGCCAATGGAAGAAAACACCCGCAAGCCATAAAGTCCAACCCCAAGGATGTAATCAACAAAACTGACTGCAATTGTGGGCACTCATACATAGGAGAAACACCCAGGCCTGTCTGCACCAGAATCAAAGGACATCAGACATCAACCATCAAATCGGACAAGAAATCAGTCATTTGA